From Hippea alviniae EP5-r, one genomic window encodes:
- the glmM gene encoding phosphoglucosamine mutase — protein sequence MKLFGTDGIRGKANIYPMVGDLAYKLGKALVYALDGQTDRKRKIIIGKDTRLSGYMLESAITSGVVSMGADAYLVGPMPTPAIAFLVRSMRCDAGVVISASHNPYDDNGIKIFSKDGLKLDDELEEKIENLILSDTLDKKGATGDKIGRAYRIRDTLGRYIVFAKDTIPYSVSLEGLRIVLDCANGSTYKVAPMIFEELGAEVIAINNQPNGTNINDKCGSTYPKTIIEATKLYRADVGIAFDGDGDRVLMVDERYNLVDGDAILAILASNFKREKKLKNDTVVGTVMSNYGLEVFLKNMGVNLERVDVGDKNIVRRMIEKGYNLGGEQSGHIVLWDNNTTGDGIVTALAVLSIMQQEKAKLSELTQNFKTIPQKTVNVMVKSKPPLEEIEEMQEAIKKANSILKDAGRLIVRYSGTEPLLRITAEAFENAMVDRCLEIVKKAAEKSLKG from the coding sequence ATGAAGCTATTTGGAACAGACGGAATAAGAGGAAAAGCCAACATCTATCCGATGGTTGGAGACTTAGCGTATAAACTTGGCAAGGCTTTGGTTTATGCGCTTGATGGGCAAACGGATAGAAAAAGAAAAATAATCATAGGCAAAGACACAAGGCTATCTGGATATATGCTTGAAAGCGCCATAACAAGCGGCGTTGTATCTATGGGTGCTGATGCTTACCTTGTAGGGCCTATGCCAACACCTGCAATAGCCTTTTTGGTAAGAAGTATGAGATGTGATGCAGGTGTTGTAATATCAGCGAGTCATAACCCTTATGATGATAACGGCATAAAGATATTCTCAAAAGATGGTCTAAAGCTTGACGATGAGCTTGAAGAAAAAATAGAGAACTTGATTTTAAGCGATACATTGGATAAGAAAGGCGCAACAGGAGACAAAATCGGAAGGGCATACAGAATCAGGGATACACTGGGAAGGTATATTGTATTTGCAAAAGATACAATACCTTATAGTGTCAGTTTGGAAGGTTTAAGGATTGTGCTTGATTGCGCAAATGGCTCTACATATAAAGTTGCTCCCATGATATTTGAAGAACTTGGAGCAGAAGTTATCGCAATAAACAATCAGCCAAATGGCACGAACATAAACGATAAGTGCGGCTCTACATACCCAAAGACGATAATCGAAGCCACAAAATTATACAGGGCAGATGTGGGCATAGCCTTTGATGGTGATGGTGATAGGGTTTTGATGGTTGATGAGAGATACAATCTTGTTGATGGCGATGCCATACTTGCCATACTTGCTTCAAACTTTAAAAGGGAAAAAAAGCTTAAAAACGACACGGTTGTTGGAACAGTGATGAGCAACTATGGTCTTGAAGTATTTTTGAAAAATATGGGCGTTAATCTTGAAAGGGTTGATGTTGGAGATAAGAATATCGTAAGGAGAATGATTGAAAAGGGTTATAATTTAGGTGGTGAGCAGTCCGGACATATAGTTTTGTGGGATAACAACACAACCGGTGATGGTATCGTGACAGCTTTGGCGGTGCTGTCTATAATGCAGCAGGAGAAGGCCAAATTATCTGAATTAACTCAGAACTTCAAAACAATCCCACAAAAGACGGTTAATGTGATGGTAAAGAGCAAGCCGCCATTGGAAGAGATAGAAGAGATGCAGGAAGCCATCAAAAAGGCAAACAGTATTCTAAAGGATGCTGGAAGATTAATAGTAAGATACTCAGGAACAGAACCGCTTCTAAGAATTACTGCCGAAGCGTTTGAAAACGCTATGGTGGATAGGTGTTTGGAAATAGTCAAAAAAGCCGCAGAAAAAAGCTTAAAGGGGTAA
- a CDS encoding TlpA family protein disulfide reductase, which yields MKKTLIILLAFFILSPVAFAKISIRLDAPYFDNDTTTNVANYIGKRPVVLVFFYPDCTPCEHEAKEINKLYKQYKDKVFILGISLSRDRYDIGDFIKDLNVIYPIWRIHSKSDLRSIGGILATPTIVILDKKGKIVKKFIGKRPIITIEETLKQLIKEEQCTK from the coding sequence ATGAAAAAAACCCTTATTATTTTATTAGCTTTTTTTATCCTTTCTCCAGTTGCCTTTGCAAAAATAAGCATAAGACTTGACGCTCCATACTTTGACAACGACACAACAACAAATGTAGCAAACTATATTGGCAAAAGGCCTGTCGTGCTTGTATTTTTTTACCCTGACTGCACACCATGTGAACATGAAGCAAAAGAGATAAATAAACTATACAAACAATACAAGGATAAGGTCTTTATTTTGGGCATAAGCTTGAGTAGGGATAGATACGATATTGGTGATTTTATAAAGGATTTAAATGTTATTTATCCAATCTGGAGAATACACTCAAAAAGCGATTTAAGAAGTATCGGAGGAATATTAGCAACACCGACAATTGTAATACTTGATAAAAAAGGCAAAATAGTAAAAAAATTTATAGGCAAAAGGCCAATAATTACAATAGAAGAAACACTAAAACAGCTTATAAAGGAGGAACAATGCACAAAGTAG
- the mgtE gene encoding magnesium transporter: MTKEHANTGIIVQTVRKFIRKEAIDNVRNILSKLHPADIAKVIQNLAPDERIYAIKALKDLPLKAEAIEYLDDYKIAAMLLEELSPEEAAKILQNISIDKAVDILEELNEEFADKVESLFDEQFKNEIASLLKYPEDSAGGIMNPDFFAIDKDLTVEEALEEIRKASKEKKIIYVYVVDKFGHLIGVVTLRALITADRNEKIENITNTNIISVRTDMDQEEVAKLVEKYDLLCVPVVDNKNRLVGIITVDDIIDVIREETTEDIYKLIGTSGEEFEETKIINIIKYRAPWLIMSLIGESISGSVLKFFDGTLKTAISLSFFMPLIMALGGNTGQQSQTIVVRALALGKFDEHGIWEIIRRQIKTAISIGTLFAILGFAMAMVFQRNFYLALVVGASLFISMFLSTMIGALLPLGLKKLNVDPAVAASPFISAMNDIMGLLIYLSIATFTIRYFGVKL, encoded by the coding sequence GAAAATTCATAAGAAAAGAAGCGATAGATAATGTTAGAAATATCTTAAGCAAACTCCATCCTGCCGACATAGCAAAAGTTATTCAGAATTTAGCACCTGATGAGAGAATTTACGCTATAAAAGCGCTTAAGGATTTGCCACTAAAAGCCGAAGCAATTGAGTATCTTGACGATTACAAGATAGCCGCAATGCTGCTTGAAGAGTTATCGCCAGAAGAAGCGGCAAAGATACTTCAAAACATATCTATCGACAAAGCTGTTGACATATTGGAAGAGCTAAACGAAGAGTTTGCAGATAAAGTTGAGTCTCTGTTTGATGAGCAGTTTAAAAACGAGATAGCCAGCCTGCTAAAGTATCCAGAAGATTCAGCAGGCGGCATAATGAACCCAGATTTCTTTGCTATAGATAAGGATTTAACCGTTGAAGAAGCCTTAGAAGAGATAAGAAAGGCAAGCAAAGAGAAAAAGATAATCTATGTCTATGTTGTTGATAAATTTGGGCATCTTATAGGCGTCGTAACATTGAGAGCGTTAATAACAGCAGATAGAAACGAGAAGATAGAGAATATAACAAACACAAATATAATCTCTGTAAGAACGGATATGGACCAGGAAGAAGTTGCAAAGCTTGTTGAAAAATACGACTTGCTTTGTGTTCCTGTGGTAGATAATAAAAATAGGCTTGTCGGAATTATCACTGTTGACGACATAATCGATGTTATAAGGGAAGAGACAACAGAAGACATCTATAAATTAATCGGTACATCGGGTGAAGAGTTTGAAGAGACAAAAATTATCAACATTATAAAATACAGAGCTCCGTGGCTTATTATGAGTTTGATTGGTGAGTCTATATCGGGAAGTGTGCTTAAGTTTTTTGATGGGACATTGAAGACTGCTATATCGCTCTCGTTTTTTATGCCGTTAATCATGGCTTTGGGTGGTAATACGGGTCAGCAGTCTCAGACAATCGTTGTAAGGGCATTGGCGCTTGGCAAGTTTGACGAACATGGGATATGGGAGATAATAAGAAGGCAGATAAAGACGGCAATATCCATAGGAACGCTCTTTGCCATCTTAGGGTTTGCTATGGCGATGGTGTTTCAGAGAAACTTCTATTTGGCGTTAGTCGTTGGCGCTTCGCTTTTTATTTCAATGTTCTTATCAACCATGATAGGTGCTCTTTTGCCTTTGGGATTAAAAAAGCTCAATGTTGACCCGGCTGTTGCTGCATCGCCTTTTATCTCGGCAATGAACGATATAATGGGTCTTCTGATTTATCTAAGCATAGCAACATTCACAATTAGGTATTTTGGAGTAAAGCTATGA